The following coding sequences lie in one Carassius carassius chromosome 1, fCarCar2.1, whole genome shotgun sequence genomic window:
- the si:dkey-286j15.1 gene encoding LOW QUALITY PROTEIN: uncharacterized protein si:dkey-286j15.1 (The sequence of the model RefSeq protein was modified relative to this genomic sequence to represent the inferred CDS: substituted 1 base at 1 genomic stop codon), with product MDSFVRDKLQQWNLCNLIEIFQEEEVDEDSFMLLDDASIAALIPRIGLSVKFKKFHSEFLGVSLHXLNNDCLMTGRLFKKEIEIGSGQKSVLQSVEGVQDITGSLEDFPHSSEVYIPSWVKSLGQSPVNNQSCHNQSPIRINPITPTQTIVESCQTRTTSNSTFDIREILRKSGGLTLITSLDRDGHLSLKERRQMVRLLVSHLMESFGETPSAEIKKMALTLTAQFPCLKNNEGHGYESWYTPGRYRHPATGYLEERLRNVRKRLRAPHSQRQHSHPQPSQNSSSRPSFPLPDSESSLTELHTMTEWLQNNRSPHSQVEELMIRTAPHRAVWIRSSGTKTVEEINREYPRLYDFPGMISQDFGVLFPDNANRLYEFWVPVFTDRILLFARKEPRAADVLLESLETLSNDVHGEVAFKTLPAVLPSSPYRTDGKMVRPTYAEIKRSFIDIKPVGTNMVDYLISETSQDPHILVLGDKENSSKVFIIFNGEAVEKETLLQAVDVCFKIFYIYDINYPKPSAPIWEFLQHAVYNISGGVPSTHCNLLKSFVFNVTDHH from the exons ATGGATTCATTTGTTAGGGACAAACTACAACAGTGGAACCTCTGCAATTTAATAGAAATATTTCAAG AGGAAGAAGTAGATGAAGATAGCTTTATGCTACTGGATGACGCAAGCATTGCTGCGCTAATACCGCGAATTGGTCTCAGCGTTAAATTCAAGAAATTTCATTCGGAATTTTTGGGAGTAAGTTTACACTAGCTAAACAATGACTGC CTGATGACAGGCAGGTTGTTCAAGAAGGAAATCGAGATtggttcaggtcaaaagtctgtTCTTCAGTCAGTCGAGGGTGTTCAAGATATTACTGGTAGCTTGGAAGATTTTCCTCATTCCAGTGAGGTTTATATCCCCTCATGGGTCAAG tctctgGGTCAAAGCCCTGTTAACAATCAGTCATGTCACAATCAGTCACCTATAAGGATAAACCCAATAACCCCAACTCAGACAATAGTGGAAAGCTGCCAGACAAGAACAACAAGCAACTCAACCTTT GATATACGAGAAATACTCAGAAAATCTGGAGGATTAACATTAATAACATCCTTAGACCGAGACGGGCACCTAAGCCTCAAGGAGCGACGTCAGATGGTGCGGTTATTGGTTTCTCATTTGATGGAAAGTTTTGGGGAAAC CCCATCAGCTGAGATCAAAAAGATGGCTTTGACACTAACTGCCCAGTTTCCTTGCCTGAAGAACAATGAGGGACATGGATAT GAGTCATGGTATACACCTGGTCGTTATCGTCACCCTGCAACAGGTTACCTGGAAGAAAGACTACGCAATGTGAGGAAACGTCTTAGAGCCCCACACAGTCAGAGACAGCACAGCCATCCACAGCCATCACAGAATTCCTCTTCCCGACCAAGTTTTCCACTGCCAG ATTCTGAGTCATCTTTGACTGAACTTCACACAATGACTGAGTGGCTACAGAACAACAGAAGCCCTCACAGCCAAGTCGAGGAGTTAATGATACGTACAGCACCTCATCGTGCTGTGTGGATTCGATCCTCTGGTACAAAAACTGTTGAGGAAATAAACAGAGAATATCCCAGACTTTATGATTTTCCTGgaatg atatCACAGGACTTTGGAGTTTTATTCCCTGACAATGCAAACCGCCTTTATGAGTTTTGGGTTCCTGTCTTCACTGACCGGATTTTACTTTTTGCAAGAAAAGAACCCAGGGCTGCTGATGTCCTTCTAGAAAGTCTGGAAACATTGTCAAATG ATGTTCATGGTGAAGTTgcctttaaaacccttcctgctgTTCTGCCATCATCGCCATACCGCACAGATGGGAAAATGGTCCGTCCAACTTATGCTGAAATAAAGCGCAGCTTCATTGACATTAAACCA GTTGGAACTAATATGGTGGATTACCTAATTAGTGAGACAAGCCAGGATCCACACATCTTGGTCCTCGGAGACAAAGAGAACTCCTCCAAAGTTTTCATCATTTTCAACGGGGAGGCAGTTGAAAAAGAGACCTTACTTCAAGCAGTGGAtgtatgcttcaaaatattctacatCTATGACATTAACTACCCAAAGCCTTCTGCTCCCATTTGGGAGTTTTTACAGCATGCTGTCTATAATATTTCTGGAGGAGTTCCTTCAACACATTGCAACCTCCTTAAAAGCTTTGTTTTCAATGTTACTGATCATCATTAA